One Mangifera indica cultivar Alphonso chromosome 4, CATAS_Mindica_2.1, whole genome shotgun sequence genomic region harbors:
- the LOC123214178 gene encoding LEAF RUST 10 DISEASE-RESISTANCE LOCUS RECEPTOR-LIKE PROTEIN KINASE-like 2.1: MKNRLPGFCFFILCILLKTVLAQLDPLYEACVPETCGDGQKITFPFYIRHKQESSCGYPGFEVSCNSQGNPVLNLQNVDYLIHQIFYNDKILRLSNTAVVSVTNANSTSCIDLSSHRIQNVSLPEDRFALLSNQTDLVLLYNCSSSLPDEFSKYKEGICEDYENKTVGEVLALVDNDPNLENVSRGFRCGDRVVAPVDMYGGDSGGFGIAEMLNKGFLLNWTATNCSVCEASGGKCGFNSSAYHFMCFCPDRPHAHMCDPGHAKTLFSRVVIAIVAAAIGMLIFLAFCFIRKNSSNNCLLFWKKKTEDCQKIEDFLRNHGSLAPKRYSYSDIKKITNSFKHKLGQGGYGGVYRGSLLDGSNVAVKVLNESKGNGEEFINEVASISRTSHVNIVTLLGFCFEGKKRALIYEFMSNGSLEKFIFEKNQSKPDHKLKWEALHKIAVGIARGLEYLHRGCNTRILHFDIKPHNILLDEDFCPKISDFGLAKICPQKESIVSMTGARGTIGYIAPEVFCRNFGTVSHKADVYSYGMMILDMTGGRINNNARVDNSSEMYFPHWIYQRLEADEEIGFEDISKEDDKECVKKLIIVNLWCIQTNPSDRPTISRVLEMLEGSLDSLRIPPKPFATSLESPGRDSSTSLLC, encoded by the exons ATGAAGAATCGTCTTCCAGGCTTCtgttttttcattctttgtATCCTTTTAAAAACAGTTTTGGCCCAGTTGGATCCTTTATATGAAGCTTGTGTGCCTGAAACTTGTGGCGATGGACAGAAGATTACCTTCCCGTTTTACATCCGGCACAAGCAAGAATCCTCCTGTGGCTATCCCGGCTTTGAAGTCTCATGCAATAGCCAAGGAAATCCAGTTCTGAACTTGCAGAATGTCGACTACCTTATCCATCAGATCTTCTACAATGACAAAATTCTTCGCCTCTCAAACACCGCAGTAGTTTCTGTAACAAACGCTAACAGTACCTCTTGTATAGATCTTTCCAGTCATCGCATCCAAAACGTGTCGCTTCCTGAGGACCGGTTTGCACTTCTTTCTAACCAGACTGACCTCGTTTTGCTCTACAATTGTAGCTCTTCATTGCCTGACGAATTTTCAAAGTACAAAGAAGGTATCTGTGAAGATTATGAGAACAAAACCGTGGGTGAAGTTTTGGCACTGGTTGATAATGATCCTAACCTGGAAAATGTTTCCAGGGGATTCCGTTGTGGTGATCGGGTGGTGGCGCCGGTGGACATGTATGGCGGAGACAGCGGTGGGTTTGGGATTGCAGAGATGCTAAACAAAGGGTTTTTGCTTAACTGGACAGCAACGAATTGCAGCGTTTGTGAAGCTAGCGGTGGTAAATGTGGCTTCAATTCTTCTGCTTACCATTTCATGTGTTTCTGCCCAGATAGGCCTCACGCTCACATGTGTGATCCAG GCCATGCCAAAACCCTTTTCAGCAGAGTTGTAATAG CAATTGTAGCCGCTGCAATTGGCATGCTGATCTTCCTAGCTTTCTGCTTTATCagaaaaaattcttcaaataacTGCTTGCTCTTCTGGAAGAAGAAAACTGAGGATTGCCAAAAGATTGAGGATTTTTTAAGGAACCATGGATCCCTTGCACCTAAAAGATATAGTTATTCAGATATTAAGAAAATAACCAATTCATTCAAGCATAAACTAGGCCAAGGAGGCTATGGAGGTGTTTATAGAGGTAGCCTGCTCGATGGTAGTAATGTGGCTGTGAAGGTCTTGAATGAATCCAAAGGTAATGGTGAAGAATTCATTAACGAGGTTGCAAGCATTAGCAGGACTTCCCATGTCAACATAGTCACtcttttaggtttttgttttgaGGGCAAAAAAAGAGCTCTCATTTATGAGTTCATGTCCAATGGATCCCTTGAGAAgttcatatttgaaaaaaatcaatccaAGCCAGATCATAAGTTGAAGTGGGAAGCGTTGCACAAAATTGCAGTTGGCATAGCTCGAGGATTGGAATATCTTCATCGTGGCTGCAACACACGAATTTTGCACTTTGATATAAAACCTCATAACATTCTCTTAGATGAagatttttgtcctaaaatctCTGACTTTGGCCTTGCTAAAATATGCCCCCAGAAAGAGAGTATTGTATCCATGACTGGTGCACGAGGGACTATTGGTTACATTGCTCCAGAAGTATTTTGTAGGAACTTTGGAACAGTCTCTCACAAAGCAGATGTTTATAGCTATGGAATGATGATTTTAGACATGACTGGAGGAAGAATAAACAACAATGCTAGAGTCGATAATAGCAGTGAAATGTATTTTCCACATTGGATTTACCAGCGTCTTGAAGCAGATGAAGAAATTGGATTTGAAGACATTTCAaaagaagatgataaagaaTGTGTAAAGAAGCTGATAATAGTGAACTTGTGGTGCATACAGACTAATCCCTCAGACAGGCCAACGATTAGTAGAGTATTGGAAATGTTGGAAGGAAGCCTTGATTCCTTGCGAATCCCACCCAAACCTTTTGCAACTTCTCTAGAATCACCCGGAAGAGATTCTTCAACTTCACTTTTATGCTAG